GGTAACGATGCCTCCATCACACTGGCTGAAGGGATTGCCGTCACTGAAGATGCCTTTGCCGATCTCATGAATAAAGAGGCAGCTCGCCTCGGCATGAAAAATACGCACTACATGAATGCCACTGGGTTGCCTAACCCGCAACATTACACAACAGCCTACGACCTATCATTACTGGCAGCCGCGTTGATTCAGGACTTTCCAGCCGAGTACAAAAAGTTTTATTCCACCAAGGAATACACCTACAACAACATCACCCAACCAAACCGTAACCGCCTGCTATGGCTAGACCCATTTGTAGATGGCATGAAAACAGGCCACACCGAGAGCGCTGGTTATTGCCTGATTTCATCAGCAAAACGTGGCGATACCCGCCTGATTTCAGTAGTGCTAGGTGCCCCAACAGATAGCGCCCGCGCCACCGAGAGCCAGAAGCTGCTGAATTACGGATTCCAGTTTTACGAATCAACACTGGTATATAAACGTGGTACAGCCATCAATACGCTCAAAGTATGGAAAGGCGCCGAACGAACGGTTGGCGCAACAGTGCCTGCAGACCTTTATATTACATTGCCCAAGGGTGAGTACAGCCAAGTGAAAGCTCAAGTCACAAGCAAGCAGCCTTTACTCGCGCCGATTGCTGCTGGGCAAGAAGTGGGTACGATTCAATTCGTATTGAATGACAAAAAAATCGCTGAAGCCAAGCTAGTTGCAGCGAAAGAAGTCGCTGTGGCTGGTATTTTTGGCCGCATGTTCGATAGCATCAAGCTCTGGTTTGAGTAATATTAAGCTGAGTTAGGGGGTCTAAATAAAATGGCTGATAACGATATACCTGAAGGACAAGAAACCCTCATCGAGTTCCCGACTGACTTCCCGATTAAAGTCATGGGCGAAACGCATGAGGATTTTCATAACACCATCATCACCCTTATCCAGGAGCATCATCCAGAATTTGATGCTAACGGTATAGAAACGCGTGCGAGCGCCAATGGCAAATATACCAGCCTGACCTGCACGGTCTATGT
This genomic window from Methyloradius palustris contains:
- a CDS encoding D-alanyl-D-alanine carboxypeptidase family protein, with translation MSYLIKALALALSFTVAAEAMAADIPPPPVLTVKSYILRDFNSGNIIAEQQGTDRVEPASLTKLMTAYLSFKALKMGHLQLTQTLPVSVKAWKIEGSKMFVEPNKPVTVDELLHGMIIQSGNDASITLAEGIAVTEDAFADLMNKEAARLGMKNTHYMNATGLPNPQHYTTAYDLSLLAAALIQDFPAEYKKFYSTKEYTYNNITQPNRNRLLWLDPFVDGMKTGHTESAGYCLISSAKRGDTRLISVVLGAPTDSARATESQKLLNYGFQFYESTLVYKRGTAINTLKVWKGAERTVGATVPADLYITLPKGEYSQVKAQVTSKQPLLAPIAAGQEVGTIQFVLNDKKIAEAKLVAAKEVAVAGIFGRMFDSIKLWFE
- a CDS encoding HP0495 family protein, giving the protein MADNDIPEGQETLIEFPTDFPIKVMGETHEDFHNTIITLIQEHHPEFDANGIETRASANGKYTSLTCTVYVTSKPQLDNIYRALSSHPMVKFAL